One genomic segment of Suricata suricatta isolate VVHF042 chromosome 16, meerkat_22Aug2017_6uvM2_HiC, whole genome shotgun sequence includes these proteins:
- the VPS9D1 gene encoding VPS9 domain-containing protein 1 isoform X2, translated as MSQTWNVGADCCTYALAATSRSYLRLPPPLQQRELRARRATAGAAGNVAAQARPFRRSSAPAVPAPAQTAFRALGRLSRPRPPQPQPQPPLPGAMAAAAGDGAVKPLQCAMKLANGAIELDTGNRPREAYTEYLRSVHYISQVLLEDSETTKESGDPVALDTAKMLKLAEQCLERAQSTAAKLGKTCPKPATPAAAPGPSGASRHRRVYSDEGGKLSPFLPPEIFQKLQVVESQSSKKELTPLEEASLQNQKLKAAYEARMARLDPSQAMQKTSLTLSLQRQVMENLVIAKAREETLQRKMEERRLRLQEAADRRFCSQVALTPEEREQRALYAAILEYEQDHDWPKHWRAQLKKSPGDLSLVTSLVSHLLSVPDHPISQLLKKLQCAVYRALYPVVSRGAVGTASAPGGCSLSPEADGLRAPGSRRLRPSQSLYCVLSPGDPSPAPRPVDGTRASPPTPPPHPGPPEGGPNGSPGGPSSPLAHTATGAQSKHSSFEDLEHLLATSESWGRGRGRPPELQASGMKTEPLSEQLKSTVKDIHNAIDRLLSLTLLAFEGLNVAASKDRCLACIEEPFFSPLWPLLLALYRSVHRLREAALSRSMELYRNAPPSAIGIPAKLLPRDLEAKGTYPYCAAAQELGLLVLESCPQKKLDAGPAGHLCLCRGVLPRPGGSVGSQTPAWCRSHRCRRPAAHLVLCGAEKRSPPAGVRVRGPGGVHP; from the exons ATGTCACAAACGTGGAATGTGGGTGCCGACTGTTGCACTTACGCGCTCGCAGCTACTTCGCGAAGCTACTTGAGACTGCCACCGCCCCTTCAGCAACGGGAGCTCAGAGCAAGGCGCGCTACAGCTGGGGCCGCCGGAAATGTTGCCGCGCAAGCCCGCCCCTTCCGGCGGTCCAGTGCTCCGGCGGTGCCGGCTCCCGCGCAGACTGCGTTCCGGGCTCTGGGCCGCCTGTCCCGCCCTCGGCCACCGCAGCCGCAGCCACAGCCTCCCCTGCCCGGCGCCATGGCCGCTGCGGCCGGGGACGGCGCCGTGAAGCCGCTGCAGTGCGCCATGAAGCTGGCCAACGGGGCCATCGAGCTGGATACCGGCAACCGGCCCCGG GAGGCATACACGGAATACCTGAGGAGCGTCCACTATATCTCCCAGGTGCTGCTGGAAGACTCGGAAACCACCAAAG AAAGTGGGGACCCCGTGGCCCTGGACACCGCGAAGATGCTGAAGCTGGCTGAGCAGTGCCTGGAGAGGGCCCAGTCCACGGCTGCCAAGCTCG GGAAGACGTGTCCGAAGCCAGCCACGCCTGCGGCTGCCCCTGGCCCCTCAGGTGCCAGCCGACACCGCCGGGTGTACTCAGACGAAGGCGGGAAACTTTCTCCATTTCTGCCACCCGAGATCTTCCAGAAGCTTCAGGTGGTAGAGTCACAAAGTTCCAAGAA GGAGCTGACACCTCTGGAGGAGGCCTCTCTGCAGAATCAGAAGCTGAAGGCCGCCTACGAGGCCCGGATGGCCCGACTGGACCCCAGCCAGGCCATGCAGAAGACGTCCCTG ACCCTGTCCCTGCAGCGGCAGGTCATGGAGAACCTTGTGATCGCCAAAGCCCGGGAGGAGACC CTGCAGAGGAAGATGGAGGAGCGCCGGCTGCGGCTCCAGGAAGCGGCCGACAG GAGGTTCTGCAGTCAGGTCGCCCTGACCCCGGAGGAGCGGGAGCAGCGGGCCCTCTATGCCGCCATCCTGGAGTACGAGCAAGACCAT GACTGGCCAAAGCACTGGAGAGCCCAGCTCAAGAAGAGCCCAGGGGACCTGTCGCTAGTGACCAGCCTGGTCTCCCACCTGCTCAG CGTTCCCGACCACCCCATCTCGCAGCTCCTAAAGAAGCTCCAGTGTGCGGTGTACCGGGCGCTCTACCCCGTCGTGAGCAGGGGCGCCGTGGGCACCGCCTCCGCCCCCGGCGGCTGCTCCTTGTCCCCGGAGGCCGATGGGCTGCGGGCTCCTGGGAGCCGGCGGCTGCGGCCCTCGCAGAGTCTCTACTGCGTGCTCTCCCCCGGGgatcccagcccagcccctcgGCCTGTGGATGGCACCCGggccagcccccccacccccccaccgcaCCCCGGCCCCCCAGAGGGAGGGCCCAACGGCAGCCCCGGCGGGCCCTCCTCGCCCCTGGCACACACCGCGACAGGCGCACAGAGCAAACACAGCTCCTTCGAAGACCTCGAACACCTCCTGGCCACTTCAGAGAgctggggccgggggcgggggaggccacCCGAGCTCCAGGCCTCCGGCATGAAGACAGAGCCGTTGTCAGAGCAGCTGAAGAGCACCGTGAAGGACATACACAACGCCATCG ACAGGCTGCTCTCGCTGACTCTTCTGGCTTTCGAAGGCCTGAACGTGGCCGCCTCCAAGGACCGGTGCCTGGCCTGCATCGAAGAGCCTTTCTTCTCCCCGCTCTGGCCCTTGCTGCTGGCGCTCTATAG gaGCGTGCACCGCCTCAGGGAGGCCGCCCTGAGCCGCAGCATGGAGCTCTACCGGAACGCGCCCCCCTCAGCCATCGGCATCCCCGCGAAGCTCCTCCCCAGGGACCTGGAGGCCAAGGGCACCTACCCCTACTGTGCTGCGGCCCAGGAGCTGGGGCTGCTGGTCCTAGAGAGCTGCCCACAGAAGAAGCTGGA TGCGGGTCCTGCGGGTCATCTGTGCCTGTGCCGAGGAGTACTACCGCGCCCAGGAGGCAGCGTCGGAAGCCAGACCCCAGCTTGGTGCCGCAGCCAT CGGTGCCGACGACCTGCTGCCCATCTTGTCCTTTGTGGTGCTGAGAAGCGGTCTcccccagctggtgtcagagtGCGCGGCCCTGGAGGAGTTCATCCATGA
- the VPS9D1 gene encoding VPS9 domain-containing protein 1 isoform X1 encodes MSQTWNVGADCCTYALAATSRSYLRLPPPLQQRELRARRATAGAAGNVAAQARPFRRSSAPAVPAPAQTAFRALGRLSRPRPPQPQPQPPLPGAMAAAAGDGAVKPLQCAMKLANGAIELDTGNRPREAYTEYLRSVHYISQVLLEDSETTKESGDPVALDTAKMLKLAEQCLERAQSTAAKLGKTCPKPATPAAAPGPSGASRHRRVYSDEGGKLSPFLPPEIFQKLQVVESQSSKKELTPLEEASLQNQKLKAAYEARMARLDPSQAMQKTSLTLSLQRQVMENLVIAKAREETLQRKMEERRLRLQEAADRRFCSQVALTPEEREQRALYAAILEYEQDHDWPKHWRAQLKKSPGDLSLVTSLVSHLLSVPDHPISQLLKKLQCAVYRALYPVVSRGAVGTASAPGGCSLSPEADGLRAPGSRRLRPSQSLYCVLSPGDPSPAPRPVDGTRASPPTPPPHPGPPEGGPNGSPGGPSSPLAHTATGAQSKHSSFEDLEHLLATSESWGRGRGRPPELQASGMKTEPLSEQLKSTVKDIHNAIDRLLSLTLLAFEGLNVAASKDRCLACIEEPFFSPLWPLLLALYRSVHRLREAALSRSMELYRNAPPSAIGIPAKLLPRDLEAKGTYPYCAAAQELGLLVLESCPQKKLECVVRVLRVICACAEEYYRAQEAASEARPQLGAAAIGADDLLPILSFVVLRSGLPQLVSECAALEEFIHEGYLIGEEGYCLTSLQSALSYVELLPRGALGK; translated from the exons ATGTCACAAACGTGGAATGTGGGTGCCGACTGTTGCACTTACGCGCTCGCAGCTACTTCGCGAAGCTACTTGAGACTGCCACCGCCCCTTCAGCAACGGGAGCTCAGAGCAAGGCGCGCTACAGCTGGGGCCGCCGGAAATGTTGCCGCGCAAGCCCGCCCCTTCCGGCGGTCCAGTGCTCCGGCGGTGCCGGCTCCCGCGCAGACTGCGTTCCGGGCTCTGGGCCGCCTGTCCCGCCCTCGGCCACCGCAGCCGCAGCCACAGCCTCCCCTGCCCGGCGCCATGGCCGCTGCGGCCGGGGACGGCGCCGTGAAGCCGCTGCAGTGCGCCATGAAGCTGGCCAACGGGGCCATCGAGCTGGATACCGGCAACCGGCCCCGG GAGGCATACACGGAATACCTGAGGAGCGTCCACTATATCTCCCAGGTGCTGCTGGAAGACTCGGAAACCACCAAAG AAAGTGGGGACCCCGTGGCCCTGGACACCGCGAAGATGCTGAAGCTGGCTGAGCAGTGCCTGGAGAGGGCCCAGTCCACGGCTGCCAAGCTCG GGAAGACGTGTCCGAAGCCAGCCACGCCTGCGGCTGCCCCTGGCCCCTCAGGTGCCAGCCGACACCGCCGGGTGTACTCAGACGAAGGCGGGAAACTTTCTCCATTTCTGCCACCCGAGATCTTCCAGAAGCTTCAGGTGGTAGAGTCACAAAGTTCCAAGAA GGAGCTGACACCTCTGGAGGAGGCCTCTCTGCAGAATCAGAAGCTGAAGGCCGCCTACGAGGCCCGGATGGCCCGACTGGACCCCAGCCAGGCCATGCAGAAGACGTCCCTG ACCCTGTCCCTGCAGCGGCAGGTCATGGAGAACCTTGTGATCGCCAAAGCCCGGGAGGAGACC CTGCAGAGGAAGATGGAGGAGCGCCGGCTGCGGCTCCAGGAAGCGGCCGACAG GAGGTTCTGCAGTCAGGTCGCCCTGACCCCGGAGGAGCGGGAGCAGCGGGCCCTCTATGCCGCCATCCTGGAGTACGAGCAAGACCAT GACTGGCCAAAGCACTGGAGAGCCCAGCTCAAGAAGAGCCCAGGGGACCTGTCGCTAGTGACCAGCCTGGTCTCCCACCTGCTCAG CGTTCCCGACCACCCCATCTCGCAGCTCCTAAAGAAGCTCCAGTGTGCGGTGTACCGGGCGCTCTACCCCGTCGTGAGCAGGGGCGCCGTGGGCACCGCCTCCGCCCCCGGCGGCTGCTCCTTGTCCCCGGAGGCCGATGGGCTGCGGGCTCCTGGGAGCCGGCGGCTGCGGCCCTCGCAGAGTCTCTACTGCGTGCTCTCCCCCGGGgatcccagcccagcccctcgGCCTGTGGATGGCACCCGggccagcccccccacccccccaccgcaCCCCGGCCCCCCAGAGGGAGGGCCCAACGGCAGCCCCGGCGGGCCCTCCTCGCCCCTGGCACACACCGCGACAGGCGCACAGAGCAAACACAGCTCCTTCGAAGACCTCGAACACCTCCTGGCCACTTCAGAGAgctggggccgggggcgggggaggccacCCGAGCTCCAGGCCTCCGGCATGAAGACAGAGCCGTTGTCAGAGCAGCTGAAGAGCACCGTGAAGGACATACACAACGCCATCG ACAGGCTGCTCTCGCTGACTCTTCTGGCTTTCGAAGGCCTGAACGTGGCCGCCTCCAAGGACCGGTGCCTGGCCTGCATCGAAGAGCCTTTCTTCTCCCCGCTCTGGCCCTTGCTGCTGGCGCTCTATAG gaGCGTGCACCGCCTCAGGGAGGCCGCCCTGAGCCGCAGCATGGAGCTCTACCGGAACGCGCCCCCCTCAGCCATCGGCATCCCCGCGAAGCTCCTCCCCAGGGACCTGGAGGCCAAGGGCACCTACCCCTACTGTGCTGCGGCCCAGGAGCTGGGGCTGCTGGTCCTAGAGAGCTGCCCACAGAAGAAGCTGGAGTGCGTCG TGCGGGTCCTGCGGGTCATCTGTGCCTGTGCCGAGGAGTACTACCGCGCCCAGGAGGCAGCGTCGGAAGCCAGACCCCAGCTTGGTGCCGCAGCCAT CGGTGCCGACGACCTGCTGCCCATCTTGTCCTTTGTGGTGCTGAGAAGCGGTCTcccccagctggtgtcagagtGCGCGGCCCTGGAGGAGTTCATCCATGAGGG GTACCTGATTGGAGAGGAGGGTTACTGCCTGACATCACTACAGAGTGCCCTGA
- the VPS9D1 gene encoding VPS9 domain-containing protein 1 isoform X3 yields the protein MDLLALESGDPVALDTAKMLKLAEQCLERAQSTAAKLGKTCPKPATPAAAPGPSGASRHRRVYSDEGGKLSPFLPPEIFQKLQVVESQSSKKELTPLEEASLQNQKLKAAYEARMARLDPSQAMQKTSLTLSLQRQVMENLVIAKAREETLQRKMEERRLRLQEAADRRFCSQVALTPEEREQRALYAAILEYEQDHDWPKHWRAQLKKSPGDLSLVTSLVSHLLSVPDHPISQLLKKLQCAVYRALYPVVSRGAVGTASAPGGCSLSPEADGLRAPGSRRLRPSQSLYCVLSPGDPSPAPRPVDGTRASPPTPPPHPGPPEGGPNGSPGGPSSPLAHTATGAQSKHSSFEDLEHLLATSESWGRGRGRPPELQASGMKTEPLSEQLKSTVKDIHNAIDRLLSLTLLAFEGLNVAASKDRCLACIEEPFFSPLWPLLLALYRSVHRLREAALSRSMELYRNAPPSAIGIPAKLLPRDLEAKGTYPYCAAAQELGLLVLESCPQKKLECVVRVLRVICACAEEYYRAQEAASEARPQLGAAAIGADDLLPILSFVVLRSGLPQLVSECAALEEFIHEGYLIGEEGYCLTSLQSALSYVELLPRGALGK from the exons ATGGACCTCTTAGCCCTCG AAAGTGGGGACCCCGTGGCCCTGGACACCGCGAAGATGCTGAAGCTGGCTGAGCAGTGCCTGGAGAGGGCCCAGTCCACGGCTGCCAAGCTCG GGAAGACGTGTCCGAAGCCAGCCACGCCTGCGGCTGCCCCTGGCCCCTCAGGTGCCAGCCGACACCGCCGGGTGTACTCAGACGAAGGCGGGAAACTTTCTCCATTTCTGCCACCCGAGATCTTCCAGAAGCTTCAGGTGGTAGAGTCACAAAGTTCCAAGAA GGAGCTGACACCTCTGGAGGAGGCCTCTCTGCAGAATCAGAAGCTGAAGGCCGCCTACGAGGCCCGGATGGCCCGACTGGACCCCAGCCAGGCCATGCAGAAGACGTCCCTG ACCCTGTCCCTGCAGCGGCAGGTCATGGAGAACCTTGTGATCGCCAAAGCCCGGGAGGAGACC CTGCAGAGGAAGATGGAGGAGCGCCGGCTGCGGCTCCAGGAAGCGGCCGACAG GAGGTTCTGCAGTCAGGTCGCCCTGACCCCGGAGGAGCGGGAGCAGCGGGCCCTCTATGCCGCCATCCTGGAGTACGAGCAAGACCAT GACTGGCCAAAGCACTGGAGAGCCCAGCTCAAGAAGAGCCCAGGGGACCTGTCGCTAGTGACCAGCCTGGTCTCCCACCTGCTCAG CGTTCCCGACCACCCCATCTCGCAGCTCCTAAAGAAGCTCCAGTGTGCGGTGTACCGGGCGCTCTACCCCGTCGTGAGCAGGGGCGCCGTGGGCACCGCCTCCGCCCCCGGCGGCTGCTCCTTGTCCCCGGAGGCCGATGGGCTGCGGGCTCCTGGGAGCCGGCGGCTGCGGCCCTCGCAGAGTCTCTACTGCGTGCTCTCCCCCGGGgatcccagcccagcccctcgGCCTGTGGATGGCACCCGggccagcccccccacccccccaccgcaCCCCGGCCCCCCAGAGGGAGGGCCCAACGGCAGCCCCGGCGGGCCCTCCTCGCCCCTGGCACACACCGCGACAGGCGCACAGAGCAAACACAGCTCCTTCGAAGACCTCGAACACCTCCTGGCCACTTCAGAGAgctggggccgggggcgggggaggccacCCGAGCTCCAGGCCTCCGGCATGAAGACAGAGCCGTTGTCAGAGCAGCTGAAGAGCACCGTGAAGGACATACACAACGCCATCG ACAGGCTGCTCTCGCTGACTCTTCTGGCTTTCGAAGGCCTGAACGTGGCCGCCTCCAAGGACCGGTGCCTGGCCTGCATCGAAGAGCCTTTCTTCTCCCCGCTCTGGCCCTTGCTGCTGGCGCTCTATAG gaGCGTGCACCGCCTCAGGGAGGCCGCCCTGAGCCGCAGCATGGAGCTCTACCGGAACGCGCCCCCCTCAGCCATCGGCATCCCCGCGAAGCTCCTCCCCAGGGACCTGGAGGCCAAGGGCACCTACCCCTACTGTGCTGCGGCCCAGGAGCTGGGGCTGCTGGTCCTAGAGAGCTGCCCACAGAAGAAGCTGGAGTGCGTCG TGCGGGTCCTGCGGGTCATCTGTGCCTGTGCCGAGGAGTACTACCGCGCCCAGGAGGCAGCGTCGGAAGCCAGACCCCAGCTTGGTGCCGCAGCCAT CGGTGCCGACGACCTGCTGCCCATCTTGTCCTTTGTGGTGCTGAGAAGCGGTCTcccccagctggtgtcagagtGCGCGGCCCTGGAGGAGTTCATCCATGAGGG GTACCTGATTGGAGAGGAGGGTTACTGCCTGACATCACTACAGAGTGCCCTGA